AAAAAGGCTGCTATTACTGATAACGTATCAGATATCATTAATACCTTTAGATACTATAGAGCCTCTGACAATAATCGCACTGACGACATAGTACAATCAACCAAGAACCTCTTCAACATATTGGAATCTAATGAACCCGGTGGTGACCAAGCGCTTAAAGAAGCTATTTACAGAGGCTTAATAACCAATAATCCTCCCCCTTCTATATGCGGCATGGTTGATGAAATACTTAAAACAGAGGCTTTAGACGTTGAAGACCCTTCGCACAATGGAGAGAGTCTCAAAACGGTTTTTATAGAAAAACTGGCCCAACAAATAGCTTCCAACGATACTCCACAAAGAACCAAAGAGATGATTATAACCGAAGCTTCCAAAGAGAAACATGGAAATCAATTCGTTGAAGCGCTAACCAAGCAAGCAGGAATGCCGCCGGCTCCTAGAAGGGGGCGCGGCAGTGCAGCAGGGAAAAATAACACCGATGATGATGAAAGCGAAGATAATTTTGGTAATCCCAACGAAGAATAAGAGCAATTAGTAGCTATAATTAGTAGTTTAATGGCTTATTAATCAATGGATATAACTACAGAAAAAAATAGAATAAAAAATTTTTACTATTCTCATAAATACACAGAATTAATAGGGAATGTTGGCACGATTGGGAAATTATCAAAAGAACAACTGGATTTAGTTGACCATGCTTTAACCTCGCTTTTATGGGGGGATATTTCTCCAACAGAATTTATCCATACCCTTGGGGAAGATTGTCTGTTAAATGGGCAACAATATACGATTGTTTTGACTTTAGTGCAACAAAAACTCTTGGACCCTCTAAAAGAAATTTTTGATGCTATCTATAACCCGCAACCCATCAATAAAATCAGTGGTAAAGACCAGCCCATTGTAAAAGCGTCTAAGAAGGATGAGGTAATTCACCCAAGTTTTCAGGCAACAAAAATCCCTGCGCAAGCACCAATAAATATAAACAAAGACTTTGACCCTTTAGATATGTTCGACAGAGCTAAAAATGATACAAGGGTAAATGCCCAAGAAGACAATAAATCTGACCAGGAAGAAAATATAGCCCCAGCCCCTAGAATCGAAAACCAAAATATAGCAGCAACTACAAAAGAGGAAGGGCTAGAATTAAAAAATGAACCAATTAAAGAAATAAACTCTCTTAGCAGCAATCAGATAAAAGTAAACCAAGCGGCTGTTTTAGGCGGTGAAGGAAACAATAATCTTTTGGCTCTGCAAGACAGTCAAACCATTAAGCAATTCTCTCAGATTTTAAAAGACAATAACCCTATAGTAGAAAAGGAAGATTTAAATCTCTACGTTTCCAACAATGAGCCAGTGGAAGAAATTCCTAAACCATTAAATCCTATGCTTTCCGCAGAAATAAACGGTGATTATGATGATATGGAAGGCGCCCCTGCCGAAGAAAGAACTGGGTTAACAGACAAGGAGGAAACTGCCAATTCAAGCACCTTGGCCACAGTGGATGCCCAAACAGCCGAACCAAAAGAGACTACCATAAAAGAAAATATAGCTCAGAGCCATTTAAAATTTATACAGAATAATAGCCAAAAAATTCCTGAAGATAAAAACTATAGCAAGTTATTGAATGCCATGGCTCAAAAGAAGACAAACCAGCCCCCCATAGTAGGAACGTTGAGGGATACCCTTGCTCACCCAGACAAATATTCCGAATTCCGCGAAGAGCCTAAGCCAAAATTAAAAAAATATAACAGAGCCAAGAGTGAACCGGTTACAAGTTCAATAATTAGCTCCACCGAATCATCGTCAAACCTGAAAAGCAATGCTATAATGGAAGAGCCGATTGATAACGATATTATTAATTTAGCTAAAGGCATTAGCCAAGAAAGAAAAACCGCTGGCGCAGAGGAGGAAACGAACACACGCCCTCAACCGATTGTTTATAACAAACAACCCAAACCGCAGGACGACCCTTTCGAAAACATTAATAAAAACAACCAAAACCCCAAAGAAACAAACAAAAATCCTCATGTGATAGATTTAAGCTAGCCTTCTGAAGTATACTATTGCTATAAGGTTAAACTTAATTCCATATCCTGCATCAAGTGTTTGGCCGTCCTGGCATATTTCTATTAGTAAAACGCAAAATATTTGGTTATATAAATTTATTGTTTTTATGGACAGATATCAGGTACCGCAATTTATAGAAGAAGACCCTAAAATCAGCAGCTTTTTTAATATGGGGCAGCTGATTTTTATAGTCATAGGCGGGGTAATTATTTTTTTCCTTCACTTTATAGTTACGAACGGCTTTATCTTTGCTATTTTGGCTATATTGGTAGGGGCCTTATCGTTATCCTTGGCCTTTTTAAAGGTAGGCGGTCTGCCTTTTTCTAAGGTGCTTCCTGGAATTATTAAGCAGTTTTGGCATCCTAAAAATTATATTTACAAAAGCAAATAAGTTATGGTAGGCGATAAAGAATTAGCTCCTAGCCAAAGTTTAATTTCAGTAAGCGAGATTAGACAAGGCATAATTATTTTAAAGAACGGCGGCATGCGTTCTCTTTTAAAGGTAAGAGGGGTAAATTTCGAATTAAAATCCAGCGAAGACCAAAACGAACTCTTGAGCAGTTGGCAAAGTTTTTTAAACAGCCTGGATTTTTCTTTGGAAATAGTAGCTTTAAATAGGCGTTTAAATATAGACCATTATTTAGAAAATGTCCGAGGTATAATTAGCAAGGAAGAAAACCCTTATTACAGAGAGGGGGGAGAAGAATATATAAATTTTATCACCGATATCACCTCTAGTAACAATATTATAAAACATGAATACTATATAGTAATCCCCTTTGACCCAGCTACTACTGAGGCTGCTCCCACGATCAAGAATTTAATGAATAGAGTACTTAATTTAAATCGTGAAGCCTTTACAGCTACTACGGTCTTAAGCGCTGATGAGTTCGAACGCTATAGCCAACAGCTTTTGGTGCGCCAAGACAATGTAATTTTTTCCTTGGGACGCATGGGTCTAGAAGCCCGCCCTCTAAGCACTGAGGAAGCGACAACTCTGGTTTACAATTTATATAATCCTTCTGATTTTGAAAAAAACAATATTAATATTCCCGATAGTTTATTAGAATAAAATGGCTGACGAACAAAATCCTAATCAAACCTATATAGACCGCCAGAAGGCTTTTCAAAGTCTGATAGCTCCGGCTGGCTTAGAAATCCTTCAAAATCAAATAAAGCTAGGCGATAAATATGTAAAAACATTGTTTGTTTTAACCTATCCTCGGTATTTGGTGCCCAATTGGTTCAACCCTGTCATTAACTTAGGAGTAAGCTTAAATGCAGCTATTTATTTCCACCCCGTAGATAACAGCGTAATTTTAAAAAAATTAAGGGACCAATCAGCCAAGGTCCAGGCAACTATAGACGAGCAAGCCTCTAAGGGATTAGTAAGAGACCCTGTCTTAGAAACAGCTATTCAAGATATAGAAACACTGAGAGATTCTATTACCCAGGGAACAGAAAAAATATTTAAGGTGGGAATATATATCACTTTAATCGCCGATAGCCCAGAAGCGTTAAAAAAGGCGGAGGATGTGGTAGTAAACCTACTAGAAGATAAACTCATCTACCTTAAACCAGCTATTTTCCAACAATATGAGGGCTTGGAGTCTACTTTCCCTTATAACCTAGACCGGCTTTCTATCCATACCAGCTTAAATTCTTCCCCCGCTTCCACTATTTTCCCCTTCATTTCCTCGGATTTAACTGGAGATTCTGGGATTCTTTATGGGGTCAACCGCCAAAATAGCGGTTTAGTAATTTTTGATCGTTTTTCCCTAGAGAATGCTAATATGATAATCCTTTCTAAGGCTGGCGGAGGTAAGTCATATGCGGCTAAATTAGATATTATTCGCTCATTAATTCTTGGCACAGAAGTTATTGTTATTGACCCAGAAAATGAATACCAATATTTAGCGGAAACTTTTGGCGGGAGTTTTTACAAGATTTCTATCGGCTCTTCCGAGCATATCAATCCCTTTGATTTGCCTATTATTAGGGAAGATGAAACTACTGAGGAAGTTTTTAGAAGCCATGTGCTTTATCTTATTGGGCTAATAAAGCTTATGGTAGGAGCACTTACGCCTATAGAAGAAAGCCTTTTGGACCAAGCCATATACCAAACTTACGCCGCTAGAGATATTTATCCCGATAGCGACTTTACGGGTAAAGAGCCACCCCTTTTAGAAGACTTGGCCACTATTTTAAACACCATTACGGGTGGGGAGGAGCTATCGGCCAAACTATACAAGTATATTAAGGGCACTTTTGCGGGATTTGTAAACCAACCTACCAATATAGCAATAGGCAATCGTTTGATTGTCTTTAATATCCGCGATTTGGAAGAGGAACTTCGCCCTATTGCTATGTATATGACTCTCAACTACATCTGGAATTTGATTCGTTCTGAGCTAAAAAAGAGAATCCTGGTAGTTGATGAGGCATGGTATCTTATGAAATATGATGAAAGCGCATCTTTTCTCTATGGGATAGCCAAACGCTCGCGCAAATATTATTTGGGTATTACGGCCATTACGCAAGACGTAGAAGATTTTTTGGCCAATAAATATGGCAAACCCATTATTACCAACTCGTCTCTGCAAATGCTTCTAAAGCAATCTCCCGCAGCTATTGATATTATTGCCAAAACCTTTAACCTTACCGAGGTGGAACAGAGTATCCTTCTGCAATCAGATGTAGGGACGGGGCTCTTCTTTGTTGGTAATCAGCATGTCCCCATAGAAATAGTTTCCTCTTATAGCGAGGAGCAAGTGATTACTTCTGACCCTGAAGCTATTTTAGCTAGAAAAAACAATGCTAACAATTAATTAATTTTTAATTTTTCAATATTTTAATGCGAAAAAAAAATAAAAATTTTGTTATCACCTTGCTGCTACTGACTATTTTTAGCTTGCCCCTAATAACCTTAGCTGATATTAATTCCTATAAACTAGAACAGGGAATTCCCTTCATAGGTGGAGCTGGAGCGACTTTAAGCTATGGTGATTTTAATAAACTATTTGAAAGATTTATCACCATTGTATATATAATTGCCGCTATAGCCGCTTTCATAAAGATACTGATAGCGGGAATAAAGTGGTACACTTCCGGTGGGAGTTCTAAAGCCATTAGTCAAGCAAAAGAAGATATAAAAAATGGCCTGATAGGATTATGCTTCCTCCTCTTAGCGGGAATACTTTTGGAATTTATAAATCCCAATTTGAATAAATTGAGTGATNNNNNNNNNNNNNNNNNNNNNNNNNNNNNNNNNNNNNNNNNNNNNNNNNNNNNNNNNNNNNNNNNNNNNNNNNNNNNNNNNNNNNNNNNNNNNNNNNNNNCTTAGCGGGAATACTTTTGGAATTTATAAATCCCAATTTGAATAAATTGAGTGATGTTTTCAAACCTGATGCCGGAGTAGAATGCACCCAGGGTAATAATTTTAATAGTTCTTCTACTGCAGTCGCAGAATTGCCTATTTCAAATGGCGACAACGTTATTAGGGCAAGTTCTGGCTTTTCAGGAAATAATGGGGTCCCCTTATTCAAACAATATGATAGCAGGTGGGGGAAGCTTCCTTACCCAGATGATAAACATTTGTTTGCCGATAATGGCTGCGCGCCAACTTCAATTGCTATGGTTATAACAAAATTAACTGGTACCACGATCACCCCTGCAGATTTGTATGGTAAAATGAAAACCAACAATGCTTCCCTTAGTAACTATGTAGATTCTTATGGCAACAGCAAAAATTATGCTGGAATAGCTGATTTGTACGGAATCAGAACAACAGGGAGTTCAGACATGAAAAGTTGCTTAAGTACGGGCGGGATTGCAACCGCGGTTGTTAATGGAGGATACGGGCAAGACAACCCCTGCAAACAATTGCTCAACACTGATACCGGCGGCCACATGATCGTTATCACTGGCATTAATGATAAAGACGGATATCTGAATATAAATGACCCCTATTATGACAAAAACGAATACCATCACTACATTGCCGCTGAAGAGAATCTAATCAAAAGATGCGCTACGTCTATTTGGTGTTTTACTAAATAAATATTCTAATACAAAAAACAGCCCTTTATAGGGTTGTTTTTTATTTAGGCAAATCAAATAGTTATTTTTTTGGGTTTTACCACTACGTGCCTCATATCTCTTTCTCCTAATGACTCTGTCATAACCGCCTCGCTTGTGGCTAGTTCTGTATGAACAATCCTTCTCTCTCGGCTAGACATTGGTTGTAAAGCGACTGGCTTGTCCGTCAACATAACGGTTCTCTCCGCCTTATGCGCCAATTCCTTCAAAGACTCCTCTTTAAACGCATTATAGTTATTAGCATCTGCCGATAAACTTACCTCAGGACCAAACATCTTGGAGGCAACGAGACGGCAAAGGTGCTCTAAAGCATATAAATTCTCGCCATTATTGCCTATAAAAAGACCACTTTCTGTTAATTGAATATCTACTTTAAGGCGATGCTCTTCCGGTTCTGTCACAATAATTTCAGCATCTTTAAACCCGATGGTTTGTATTAAATGACTCAAAAATTCTTTAAAATTGTTTGTATCCATATTAATTTACTTATTGCGGCAATATTCGTGCGGGTTAGGCGTAAGACTGGCAATGAATGTGCACCCGAGGCAAACTTTATTATCTCTTATTAGTCAGCCAATCCTGAGCAAGTGATACCAAGCTAAACACTGCCCAATACAGATAAAGTATAGCATAAATGCTCTTATATAAAGAAAGAATCGCTAGAGGAAGAGTATACATCATCACTGTGCTCATTTGCATAGCCATAGGGCTATTAACATTTTGAGCTTTTTGCTTTTTGAGCATAAATTTCATTTGCACAGTCTGTATCACTGTATAGATAACGGCTAAAAGAAAACTATGGGAAGCCAAATTTAAACCCAAAAAAGTAAGATTAAGAGAGGCGCTTGTTACCGAAGGATAAAGCAAGGAAGTGACGAAAGACACTCTGGCTGGGTCCACCAGGTCCCTGAAGAGGCTATAGAATATAAACATGGCCACTACTTGAAAAATGCTAAAAGCAAAAACGGAAAAAGTGGCAGTAGGGTTTATATTATAATCCTTATATAAAGCCATCATGGCTTTTGCCATTCCTTCCTGGTCGCCCTTGTATTGTTTCTGAATCTTTTGCAATTCGGGCTGGATAAGAGCTAATTGTTTTTGTACCTTTTCGCTTTTCTCAAAAAGGGGCCAAAGTAACAAGCGAAATAATACAGTGAAAATAATAACCGCTATTCCCAAGTTGTTGCCGCAGAGATGCGCAAGAAAAACAATAAAGTTTAGGATGGGCTGGTAGATAGCCAAACTAAAAAGAGATTGAGTCATAATAATTTAATGAATAGCCGTAATAATTTTATCCGCTTCTTTCTGCAGCTGTTCCCTTGTAGGGAATATTTTTGAATTTTTGAAATAGACTATAATATCCCAATTGGGCATTTTACGTATCTCACTCTCCATAATACTGGCAAACACTCGCTTTAAACGGTTTCTATCTACGGCCCGCTTATAGCTCTTTTTAGGGATAATCAATCCGAGCCGGCCATGATTTTCAGTATTCCTCGCAATTTTGAACCAAAAAATTGGGCTATAAAAATATCGCCCCTCTTTAACCACTCTTTCTATATCTTTCTTGTGTTTAAGGCGATATTTTTTAGGCAACATAAAGGCTATTAGACTGTCAAACGCTTTCTCCCTTTTTGACGACGACTTTGGATCACCTTCTTACCCCCTTTTGAGGCGCTTCTTTTCAAAAAACCATGAGTATTCCTCCTTTTTCGTTTTTTGGGCTGGTAGGTTACAGACATAGATTAAAATTTAACTGTTTATCCCTGCTATTGTAGAATAAAATACCCCTTTTTGCAAATAAATACGCGATTTTTATTTTAAACTGTTTATCCACAAGCTATACCCTAAAAGGTGCTTGAGGTTGTTTGCTATTACATTTTTAAACAGTTATAATTGCCTAGAGATATGACTAACGAGGAAATTTGGAATATTGTTCTCGGAGAAATGAAGGTAACAGTTACCCCTGCTAATTTTGCCACTTGGTTCAAAGATACTAAATTTGAAACTAACGGCAAGGAAGGGGTTATTTTAGTTCCTTCTAATTTCGTTAAAGAGTGGCTACAAAGCAAATACAATAAAAATATCCTCAAGGCCGTAGTTAAACTACAGCCTCAAATTAAAGAATTAAGCTATAAAATTGACACAAATGCTTTTAAAAAAGCTGATTTAGAAACTAAAAAAACATCTAAAAAGAAAGAACCTGATGTTATTATAGAAGAAACCTCTTTGCCAGAGATTAGTTTAGACCCCGAAACCAATCTTAATCCTAAATATACTTTTGAAAGTTTTATTGTAGGCAGCCACAACGAATTGGCTCACGCCGCCGCTCAGGCAGTCGCTAAAAATGTGGGTACAAAATATAACCCCCTTTTTATTTACGGGGGGGTTGGTTTAGGTAAAACTCACTTGCTGCAAGCTATTGGCAATCAAATTAAGTCCGACAAGAATGGCAAAGGAAGGACTATCCGCTATATGAGCATGGAAAAATTTACTAATGATTTGGTGAATGCCTTAAGACAGCAAACAATTGATGAATTTAAAGAATCCTATAAAAAAATAGACGTTCTCCTCATTGACGATATACAATTTATAACCGGCAAAGAAAAAACTCAAGAAGAGCTTTTCCATATATTTAATACGCTCTATGAGCATAATAAGCAAATCGCCTTTACCTCAGACAGACCGCCCAAGGCCATTCCTTATTTGGAGGACCGTTTGCGGTCTAGATTCGAAGGGGGAATGATTGTAGATATAAGCTTACCAGATTTAGAAACCAGAATCGCTATTTTAAAGCTTAAGGCGCAACGCAAGGGGATTGCTTTTAGCGACAGTGTCTATAGCTATATTGCCGAAGCTATTCCCAGAAACATCCGAGAGTTAGAAGGGGCTCTAAATAGGGTTATCGCTTATTGCCAGTTAAAAAATATTGAACCGACAGTGGAAGATGTGAAAAAAATTTTAGGAAATATTTTAACTATTCCCAGCCGGACAATAGGTTTTAGCGATATTATTCGCGAGGTAGCCATGTTTTATAATATTCCCAAAGAAGAATTGCTGAAACGTTCGCGCCGTCAGGATATAGTAAAACCCAGGCAAATTGTCATGTATTTAATGAGGGAAGAAATGAAGAGCTCTTATCCATATATTGCCGAGAAGTTGAACAAAAAGGACCATACTACTATAATATACGCCTACGAGAAAATTTCCCAAGAAATTAAGAAAGACATTAATTTGGATAGAGAGATTACCACTTTAAGAGAAAATTTAAGAAAAGTTTAAGCTTTCTCGGTAAAATATTTGAGGATATAGTGTGGATGAAAAAAGCATAAACGAGGTATTAAAAGTTTACAAAAATATTTCCTCAAAAGATATTCCATTAGTTATACTTTTTATTCTTAGCTTATCCACTGGGAGAAAAAAATAAATCAAGGCCTAATTATCGATAGCTATTATCTCCGAGAGAATTTTCCACTGTTTTTCTCTATCTTAATAATAAATAATAAATTTCTTTATTTAAAATAATAAATTATTAAACTATTAAATACTTAAACATAATATGAAATTTACTTCCTTAGTTGAACCTTTAAAAAAGCAAATAAATTTGGCCGAAAAAGTCAGTGATAAAAAATTAACTTTGCCAATTCTTGGCAATTTGCTTTTAAAACCAGAAAATGGCCAATTAAAAATTTCTGCGACTGATTTAGAGCTTGGTTTAACCATTATTTTACCGGGAAAAATGGAAGATGGTCCGGGTTTAACTGTTCCTGCTAAAAATTTATCACTTTTTCTTAACAATCTTAACGAAGAAAAAATCACTCTAAGCGTCAAGGGGAGTATCATGCATTTGGAAAGCGGAGAGTACAAGGCTGATTTACAGGGGATGCCAGTTGATGATTTTCCTATTATTCCAGAAGTAAAGAATAGTGAATATATAGAAATAGACAAAAAAGATTTAAATGAAGGGTTAACTCAAGTTATTAATTCAGCTGGTTATCCAGTAGGCCGTCCAGAATTAAATAGTATTTTCCTAACTTATAAAAAAGGTGATTTAAGATTGGTAGCCACCAACAGTTTTAGACTAAGCGAAAAAATATTGAAAGATAAAATTGAATCAAATCTAGAAAGAGAAATAGAGATTATTGTTCCTATTAAAACTGCTCAAGAAGTTCTGCATATCATTAACGAGGGGGAACTAGACAAAGAGAAGGTAAGAATTTATATAGAAAGCAGCCAAATCCTTTTTGATTTTGGCAATATTAAATTAGTTTCCAGACTCATTGAAGGAAATTATCCTAAATATCAGAATATTATTCCTAAAGACTTCAAAACTAACGTCTCTGTAGATAAATTTGAATTATTAAATGCGGCTAAAATTGCCAGTATTTTCGCCAGTAAAAATAATGATATTAGCTTAACTATTGACAGCGCCGCTAATAACCTAGTTTTAGAAGCGCGTGATAGCAATATTGGCAATAACGAAACTACTATAAAAGGGGATATTACAGGCGATTCCTTAAAGATTTCTTTTAATTACAGATTTCTCATCGATGGCTTAAACTCTCTTAATGGCGATAAAATTAGTTTCGGCTTAAATAGCGAACTCTCGCCGGTAAGATTTAAAAGCTTGAATAGCGATGACTACCTCTATATTTTAATGCCCCTTAACTTAAATAATAATTAGTATGGTTATTTTAGGAATAGATCCTGGAACAACCCGTTTGGGATATGCGGTGCTTAATATAAACTATTCGAAAAGCCAAAAAAGTTATCGCTTAAAGCTGCGGGGTTATGGTTGTCTGGAGCCAGAAGAGCAAGAGCAGCCGCTCCGGTTGAAAGCTATTTATAATTTTCTTAAAAAAACGATAAAAAACTATAACCCGGATTATGTTTCTTTAGAGAACATTTTCTTTTTTAAAAACGCTAAAACTGTTATTCGCATTAGCGAGGCGCGCGGTGTTATTATCTTAGCGGCGGCTGAAAGCAAAACGCCTATACTAGAACTTACCCCGATAGAAGTTAAACAATTACTCACGGGATACGGAAGAGCTGATAAAAAAGAGGTAAGAAAAACAATTTGTAATATATTAAATTTAAAGCATCAGCCTAGGCTAGACGATACTTCTGATGCCATGGCGATAGCCTTTACTAGCTTTAATAAATTAAAGAAAATAGACTTTACATTGGATAAATTTTCGTGTAAGATAGACCAATAAATTATTTTTAGCAACCTATGAACTTGAAGGATGAACCCCAAAAAGGAGATATAAATTCTGAAGAAGAGACAGAAGCAACAGAAGAAGAAGTTTCTCCTGAGGAAAAAGACGCTTCTGTGAGAAAGAAATCACCTATAGTAACTGAAAGTAGCGATGATGATGAAGAGGCTCCTAGCAGTCTAGGTGGTGATGACGAAGAAGAGGAGGGGGATGAAGATGGTGATACTAGCGCCTATGAGGAATGTGATAAAGGCGGTTGTAAAGAAGAAATTTATTAAGTAGCCTATTAAAGCCGACCCTAAGGGTCGGTTTTTTAAATTAAGAGTTAATGATATAATAGGCGAGTATGATGAATATTTTTAAAAAGAATAAAAAGCATTCTACAGGGAAACAAATCCTCTTGGGCGCAGTAGTTTTGGCTCTTCTCCTTTTGGTTTATATTGGGATTTTATGGATTAACCTACCCAGCTATATCGATATTACTAGCCAGCGTTATATTCAATCTAGTAAAATTTACGATCGCACCGGGAAAGTCTTGCTTTATGAATTTTCTGGTGATCAAAAAAGAACTGTGGTTAGCCAAGAAGATATTCCCGATATAGCGAGAAAAGCAGTTTTAGCTATTGAGGACCATAACTTTTATAATCATGGCGCTATTGAGCCAAAAAGCATTGTCAGGGCCGTTATTTATGATGTTATGCACCCAGGAGAATGGCAAGGTGGTTCCACTATCACTCAGCAGTTAGCTCGGAATGCTTTTTTAACGACAAAGAAAACTATCGATCGGAAGATTAGTGAGATTGTCTTATCTTATAAATTGGAAAAGATATATACTAAGGACCAAATCCTTACGATGTATTTAAATCAGATTCCTTATGGGCTCCAGATCTATGGTATTGAATCAGCTGCGCAAACCTATTTTGGCAAATCAGCCAAAGACTTAGACTTGGCTCAAGCGGCTATATTGGCGGCGATTATTCAATCTCCGAGCAGATTGTCTCCCTACGGTTCCCATATAGATCTCTTAAAAGCGCGGCAAGAACGAGTTTTGGATAATATGGTGAAATATGGTTGGGCTACTAAGACCGAGGCAGAAGAGGCTAAGACCGAAAAATTGGTTTATCAACCACAAGCCAACTCTATGCTTGCCCCTCATTTTGTGTATTACGCCTTAGACCAACTGTCAGACCGCTATACCGAGGATGACCTTATCAATGATGGTTATAGCATTATTACGACCTTGGATGCTGATTTGCAATCTAAGGCAGAGGAGTTGGTGAGCAAATACTCGCAAACAAATAAAGAAGCTGGGGTAGGAAATATGGCTTTGGTAGCCGAAGACCCTAAAACTGGCGAGATTTTGTCTATGGTTGGTTCTAGCGATTATTACGATGTTAATAACCAGGGGAACTTCAATGCCGCTCTAGGCATTAGGCAACCAGGTTCAGCCTTTAAGCCCTTTGCTTACTTAGAGGCCTTTAAAAAGGGTTATTTACCTACAACCATTTTATGGGATGTGCCAACCAATTTTTCTACTGGTGCAACTCCCTATATTCCGCAAAATTATGATAGTTTATATCATGGAGCGGTAGATATGAGGCATGCTTTGGCGCAATCATTGAATATTCCTGCCGTTAAAACTTTATATTTGGCTGATATAGGAGATACCATAGATTTGGCTACTAAACTAGGCATAACTACGCTTACCAAAAAACCTTCCGACTATGGCTTGGCTCTAGTTTTGGGTGGTGGTGGTGTAAAGCTCGTAGATATGGTGGCAGCCTATTCTACGCTTAGCCAAGAAGGAGTAAAAATTAATCAATCGAGTATATTGGAAATTAAAGATAGCCGGGGGCAAGTTATTTATCAGCGCCCTACCCCCACGGCAGAGACAATTATAGAGCCGGAGCCAGTGAGGGTTTTGAACGACGTTTTATCTGATAATGAGGCGCGTTATCCCATTTTTGCTGCTAATACCCCATTGCAAGTAACTGGCTATAAAGTTGCTGTAAAGACTGGTACTAGCCAAGATTATAGAGATGCTTGGACAGTGGGCTATACGCCTACTATAACCGTAGGGGTTTGGGGTGGCAATAACGACTATAGTCCAGCAAAAGTAGGCGGTTCTGGAGAACGAATTGCAGCTTCATGCTGGCATGATTTTATAGTCGCGGCTATCAATAAGTTGGGAGCAGGGTCCTTTAATCCACCGCAAATTGTTTCAGTGAATAAGCCCATGTTTAA
The nucleotide sequence above comes from Candidatus Paceibacterota bacterium. Encoded proteins:
- a CDS encoding DUF87 domain-containing protein — translated: MADEQNPNQTYIDRQKAFQSLIAPAGLEILQNQIKLGDKYVKTLFVLTYPRYLVPNWFNPVINLGVSLNAAIYFHPVDNSVILKKLRDQSAKVQATIDEQASKGLVRDPVLETAIQDIETLRDSITQGTEKIFKVGIYITLIADSPEALKKAEDVVVNLLEDKLIYLKPAIFQQYEGLESTFPYNLDRLSIHTSLNSSPASTIFPFISSDLTGDSGILYGVNRQNSGLVIFDRFSLENANMIILSKAGGGKSYAAKLDIIRSLILGTEVIVIDPENEYQYLAETFGGSFYKISIGSSEHINPFDLPIIREDETTEEVFRSHVLYLIGLIKLMVGALTPIEESLLDQAIYQTYAARDIYPDSDFTGKEPPLLEDLATILNTITGGEELSAKLYKYIKGTFAGFVNQPTNIAIGNRLIVFNIRDLEEELRPIAMYMTLNYIWNLIRSELKKRILVVDEAWYLMKYDESASFLYGIAKRSRKYYLGITAITQDVEDFLANKYGKPIITNSSLQMLLKQSPAAIDIIAKTFNLTEVEQSILLQSDVGTGLFFVGNQHVPIEIVSSYSEEQVITSDPEAILARKNNANN
- the rnpA gene encoding ribonuclease P protein component, with the protein product MLPKKYRLKHKKDIERVVKEGRYFYSPIFWFKIARNTENHGRLGLIIPKKSYKRAVDRNRLKRVFASIMESEIRKMPNWDIIVYFKNSKIFPTREQLQKEADKIITAIH
- a CDS encoding R3H domain-containing nucleic acid-binding protein, whose amino-acid sequence is MDTNNFKEFLSHLIQTIGFKDAEIIVTEPEEHRLKVDIQLTESGLFIGNNGENLYALEHLCRLVASKMFGPEVSLSADANNYNAFKEESLKELAHKAERTVMLTDKPVALQPMSSRERRIVHTELATSEAVMTESLGERDMRHVVVKPKKITI
- a CDS encoding C39 family peptidase; its protein translation is LAGILLEFINPNLNKLSDVFKPDAGVECTQGNNFNSSSTAVAELPISNGDNVIRASSGFSGNNGVPLFKQYDSRWGKLPYPDDKHLFADNGCAPTSIAMVITKLTGTTITPADLYGKMKTNNASLSNYVDSYGNSKNYAGIADLYGIRTTGSSDMKSCLSTGGIATAVVNGGYGQDNPCKQLLNTDTGGHMIVITGINDKDGYLNINDPYYDKNEYHHYIAAEENLIKRCATSIWCFTK
- the dnaA gene encoding chromosomal replication initiator protein DnaA, with protein sequence MTNEEIWNIVLGEMKVTVTPANFATWFKDTKFETNGKEGVILVPSNFVKEWLQSKYNKNILKAVVKLQPQIKELSYKIDTNAFKKADLETKKTSKKKEPDVIIEETSLPEISLDPETNLNPKYTFESFIVGSHNELAHAAAQAVAKNVGTKYNPLFIYGGVGLGKTHLLQAIGNQIKSDKNGKGRTIRYMSMEKFTNDLVNALRQQTIDEFKESYKKIDVLLIDDIQFITGKEKTQEELFHIFNTLYEHNKQIAFTSDRPPKAIPYLEDRLRSRFEGGMIVDISLPDLETRIAILKLKAQRKGIAFSDSVYSYIAEAIPRNIRELEGALNRVIAYCQLKNIEPTVEDVKKILGNILTIPSRTIGFSDIIREVAMFYNIPKEELLKRSRRQDIVKPRQIVMYLMREEMKSSYPYIAEKLNKKDHTTIIYAYEKISQEIKKDINLDREITTLRENLRKV
- a CDS encoding YidC/Oxa1 family membrane protein insertase, whose amino-acid sequence is MTQSLFSLAIYQPILNFIVFLAHLCGNNLGIAVIIFTVLFRLLLWPLFEKSEKVQKQLALIQPELQKIQKQYKGDQEGMAKAMMALYKDYNINPTATFSVFAFSIFQVVAMFIFYSLFRDLVDPARVSFVTSLLYPSVTSASLNLTFLGLNLASHSFLLAVIYTVIQTVQMKFMLKKQKAQNVNSPMAMQMSTVMMYTLPLAILSLYKSIYAILYLYWAVFSLVSLAQDWLTNKR
- the rpmH gene encoding 50S ribosomal protein L34 encodes the protein MSVTYQPKKRKRRNTHGFLKRSASKGGKKVIQSRRQKGRKRLTV